The genome window ACCTGGTTAATTTCGGCCCTACACGTTATTTCTGAGGGTGCTTCTGCTTCGAAAAAATCGAAACTTCGGCTAATCACACGCGATAAATGGTACTGCAATGGTTTTTCACTCCTCAAAGCCTTTGTCATCAAGTATCCTGACTATGACAAAGTCAAACAAAGGAGCTAAATAGTAGCTTAAGTGTGTAGGCATATTTTCGTGTGTCAATTAAAAACAGGTTCTCACGGTTGATGAGGTTTTTTAACCTTCAAAAAACCTTTAGCCTTAATGTCTTTAAATGGAATTCGGTTCAGGAAGTAGTGAGGAAAACGATTCacattttcgacaaatttttgaaaaactccTCCAGCACATCCTTCTCGAGCTACCACTGCATTGCTGGGtttagataatttaaattaattttttaattaactcatCATTTGTacattgttttcaattttttttgccttcacggaattatcattaaaactttgtttttacGTTTCAATTCACACTACATCAAACAACCCTGGATCTTCAATATTTGCTTTTGTCTTGTAGTATATAAGTTCATTGTAATCAAAAAGTTCACGGCATGTTCCTCACGTGTCACCATCACGTTTCACAAGATCCTAGTAATCCATCTGCCGATAAcactaattattttacatattaataaataaatgcgcTTTAAGGATTTTTGTAGAACAAACAATGTCTTAAATTGGGTCGAGAGTGCGACACGAGATCAATTCTGATAGGTTGGATAATATTTCGAAACAAATTCTTATTGGATTAGATATGTTCATTTTAGCATCTCAAACTGGATTCAGTCGGTTACTTGGCATAGGGGTTAATGTATCCTTTGATGAAGATAGATTAATAAAGACCCCGATATTCATGggattttgaagaaatggtCTGGAAAATCCAATTTCCAAAGATCAGGAGTTCGTATATTTCACGtatcaattgaaaaattttttaattcatactTATTATTCACATCATCATCCATCTCAATGGCGAAGATAATTTCTCCAGACAAATATCGCGATTATTACTTGATTGATCGCTTGATTTTCTATTGAATTAATATTACTGTCAGTACAAATAATTCCCCAAAATATGTGACTGATcagaaaatatgaatttatctGACGTCAAATTTGACGTTTTTATAACTAACTAAGCATTATCTCGCTTTTGAATATCCTCTAGAAACTTAACTCGACTTTAATCGTCGAAAATCACACAAGAACTTTGAGTTTTATGCGGCCCTCGCATCTCCAACCATCAAAAgggtttcaaaaattgttttgcctATATTTATATGGTTGTCTATCCACTTAATCGGAAGTGCTAGGCACAGAAGAGTATACGAGGGCAAATTCACAAGATCAACGATATTTTACACGTACTTTTTATGCTCAGTTTTTCCCCTGTCATTGACGACTACGTCATTTTATTGACCATTCATGACGATTTCCATCAACTTTTAAGGTgtgtttttgttaataaaatacttaataaaCACATAATACTTACCCAACTTCCCTCGTATAGCCGCGTGACGCATATGGATCGTTCAATGCAGAGGTAGCTGCCATCGCACAGTTGGAGGAATTCTCTATGCCATAGGAcgaaattaaacaattatttacataattacaTGAAAATTGGCAAATATCAAGGATTGCcgttaaaatttgttttatcttTGATTATAATGTTGAATTAGTATTAGCGCAAGGTTTTAATTATCCCCGTTCAGCTAATTTCTCTGCATTGTTGTGTAAGcgagttttcgaaatattgcGACACCTCACGGTGATGAGGTGCtgcaatttacatttaaaattttaagaattttttaattaatttaaacccAACTACCTAATATCGAATTTAACGTAAATGTTTACGTAAGAACCTACgataaatttagtaaaaactattctaattcaaaaatgatatacgtatattataaaagaataaagataAACCAATGTTGtttaacataaattattaGATTGGAATTTAAGCTAATTCTAATGCAATATTAGATAATAACCTTAAAGGAAATTTCCTGCAACAGTCATTGAATTAAGCCTAGATACCTGCACTCACCTAATCAATTTAGGATTCTTTGTTTGATTAATAAATGTATCTCGTCCTAATAACTTTTCAACCTTTGAACAGCCATCTCATATTGGCGACGATAACGCCattgagattaaaaaaaaacaagagaTGATAATCGTTAATTAATGAGCACCTTTAATAGTGAAGGCAGCAAAATATACGTATGTTGTATATAGAACTTTGAATATACGTTTGTAGACTCGTTATTGACATTGTTggcaaatataattttccaaaagaaTTGATAACCGTCTGATCTTCGATAATGAAGTTACAAAACCTTAAAGAgatttcaaagtatttttgatTTCTGTAACAGCAACAAATGAGGCGATATAACTTATTTAAggaaaagttactaaaaatagGATAcacacaataaaaatacacaaacaGGCACTTCTACATGTAGCTATTCATGATCAATATCATGATGAATCGATCCTTAATACTTAATATAAATCTGGTTATATTACCTGATTAACTTATTCGCCTCAGACAAAATGAACCTCTTATACTCAATTTTTATTGGTCTCTTCGCTTTTACCCAGGTATAAGCAAAtatattcaataatttcttgATCAAATTACCCAATTTCAGGCCAAGGGGGTATCTGTGGAAAACACAGTCCAAGTCCAAGTATACTATGAGACTCTTTGCCCTTACAGCATTGCCTTCATTATCAAGCAGCTCTACCCAGTTTATCAAGACTTACATGAGGACATCAACTTAGAATTAGTTCCATGGGGACATGCTTCTGTAAGTACcttcctatacagggtgattcattaataATGGCACTACCGAAAGCTAGAAATACCACACGTCAAATGATGACGAGTGGAGAACATATgccttatttgaaaatttcacagaatttataattaataactttttatccTGAGTACCAAATATgacatttgattaaaaatctgaaagaggaaccatttttctattaattatgtattcttgTTTCATTGGGATATTTTGatccgttttcgagaaaaatctatttaacaagcattatgtttaaatttgattatacaagaaattaaaaaggaaacaTACCAAGTGTATTTTTTAGAACACATAATTTgtcatctaaaaaaatataactttacaaattttcaaatgtctaacttagatattttcagaaaaatggcaaaaaaattaattaaaactttaaatttcaacaccctgtatatatccgcaactatcaactttcggataagACATTTTTCTCCAATTGCCACCATTTGAAATGTAGTATCTTCAGCTTTTGGTTGTCTCATTGCTAATGAATTACTCTCTATGTAGCTGTATTAATTTCTCTACATAGCTAATTAATCCAGGAAGAAATACTGGCTAACGGTACCAAAAATTTTACGTGTCAACACGGCCCTGATGAATGTTACGGCAATAAAATTCACTCTTGCGCCCTTAATTTAACTGATGTAGAAACTAGTACTGCCTTTATCGCCTGCTCTGAGGGGGGAAATTCTCCTACTGACGACAGCACTTTCGAACAGGTAAAACTATAATTGACGTTACCTTTATTGGtactaaatttgttctttaagtGTGCAGACACAGTAGGTATTTCCTGGGCTGACATTGAAGAGTGCATTTCAACTGGAAAAGGAAATGAGCTTCTATCGGAAAATGGCAAGAAAACTGCGGTAGTGAATCCAGCGGGAGTGCCCATGATTGTTATCGATGGGTTATGGACGGATGAAATAGAAGACCAAGCACTCACAGATTTTAGAAGTCTTGTTTGTGCATTAATCGAGAATTCTAAATGTATCAATTAAATTGGGCGCAGATGCTTTTGCCAAATTGTCAAGATATGCAACATGGATTCTTGACAATTTGATGgatcaaaatttgttttaataatattacattatgaaatttctttatCAGGAATGATTGAAGAGTCTTTAACGCATATTACAgcttaattttgtttagttcCTCGCCGATCGAAATACGTCTCTCTTGAATACAGCCCGCGGTTTTTTGGTGCTACCTTAGTATAATTGCTTTTTAGACCAATTAAAGGGTTATAATTTGAGCGCAAAAAATGGCGTTGCTTATCCCATCATAATCGGTAGGGATTCGATTTTATGCAGTCAACAAGCTTTAGAACGGCAgatattctttaaaaaattattaatacatttgcGCAATgatatttctattttgtaaGTTATCAAATGGAAAATTGTGTTCGCCATACATATTAGATTATTTTAGTGGCTTCAAAGAGAGAAAAAATCCTTAATGTgaggataataataaataaatctgaaatttcAATGTGTTTGTTAtgattattgaatttttgtgtGGATCTGAATTATGTTGcttaaaactagttttaacGGCTTATTTGCACAATTAGAAACAAGCACATTTTTGTTCTTTTGGCGCCTATTAGTAACAAAAGTATGGCAATTATTAAACGGTAGTACATTCAAAATGTCTGTTTTTCGAATACCCCTGATATAAGGTGTTCGGGGTGAGGGGAAAACATCATTATATGACAACCTACATGTACACAAAATGTGCGGTAATCACCAGCATATGAGTATGTATGAATAATGTAATCATTCACCACTGACTACAAATGAAGGTACAGTGGTGGTGACATATTATTGCAGCTGcgaaatattaataatccaACAGATATGATAAAGAATATATTCAAATACAAGATgacgaattaaattaaaaaaaggatttatAGATAAAAGTACTTCTCACCTCTAATTGCCGTATACGTACAACAAAAATCTGAACCGATATTCTTGATAACCTGGTGAATTTAAGTTCAAAGTTCAATGTAACGTATAATGAAGACAAatctgttttaatttaaattattaattaatggaAATGTATTTCAAATTGATGGTTATGTATAATATCTAAACATATACGCTGAAATGtatctgtttattttataatttccggaaggaaattattttcagagtattttatttctttcaagAACATTCTtaaatcaattcaaatttaattttaaaaaacgttgTCTCACATGCACAAGTACCTATCCTTAAATTGAATCTAGCAGCTAATTGCCTTTTAATCACGTGTTAATAGTCAAGGGTTAAGTACCTACCCTTATCGCCCTATTCATAGCCATTGATAATATATCAGTTATCAAATCAATGATCACTCACTATAGATATCATCAATTGTCGAAACAATCACCTT of Euwallacea similis isolate ESF13 chromosome 3, ESF131.1, whole genome shotgun sequence contains these proteins:
- the LOC136419885 gene encoding gamma-interferon-inducible lysosomal thiol reductase-like, translated to MNLLYSIFIGLFAFTQAKGVSVENTVQVQVYYETLCPYSIAFIIKQLYPVYQDLHEDINLELVPWGHASEEILANGTKNFTCQHGPDECYGNKIHSCALNLTDVETSTAFIACSEGGNSPTDDSTFEQCADTVGISWADIEECISTGKGNELLSENGKKTAVVNPAGVPMIVIDGLWTDEIEDQALTDFRSLVCALIENSKCIN